From the Terriglobales bacterium genome, the window TTCCATAAAAGCAGCAACGGCGCATACTGACGCTGGTATTCGGGGCGCACAAACGACCGTCCCAGCTCCACCGCCGGCCCTAAAAGATCGAAAAAGTCGTCCTTAAAGCGGAAAAGCGTATTGGTATAGAGCCCGTTAACGCCGAATTTGTGCAGGATATTCACAGTCGGCGCCAGCCGATAAGCGCCAACAATCTCTTTTTGGGGCTTATTCCAGACAAAAAGGTGCGTGTAATAGTCGTCGTAGCGGTCTAAATCGACCGATTTTCCCGTTCCCTCGCCCTCTGCGCGGAAACTTAACTCCCTTAGCCGACCGATTTCGCGCAAAATATGCGGGATTTTCGGCGCGCTAGCGCAGTAAGCTCCATATTCTTCGCTGCTTTCCAGGCACGCTGACGACGGTAGAAGCGCGATTTCCTGCTCCAATTGCGCCGCTGGAACCGCGTCCGCGAGCGCTTCCGGCGCGGGAAGAAAGGGAATTAACGGCAGTTTTGCGGCGGGTAAGAACGGAATTTGCGCGGTTTTGGGGTCTTCGGACGCCGTTTTTGCGTCATTCCGGCACACTTTTGAGGCGCGATTGGCAAGCAAATAAGTCTTCCAGCGCAGGAATTCGGTGCCTTCCCGGACGGAAGCGAACCCCTTGAATCTGTCATCCTGAGCGGACGAGGGTTCCCGCGCGCTTTCTCCAGCGCGGGAAACGCGGGGGCCCCGAGAACCCGCTGTTGGTTCTTGGGGTGCGGAAACCGGAGTCGAAGGATCTTGTGTTTTGGTGTTTGCGTCGGGAATTGATCGACCGTTGACCCATTCGCTACCGCGAACGGTACTGACCTTGTTCTCTAGCCTCTCTGGCTTCCCAATTCGGATCTCGACCTTCGCGCCGCGCTTGCGCAAAAATTCCTTCGCCAAGCTCGCTGTCCGCAGACGTGGATGGACAAATCCCATCAATTGAAACGACGCGCTGTTGCGCCCATCGATAAACACCGGCAGTGCCGACGCCCCAGTCGAACGAGCCAGGCGAAACGCTGTTGTGTTCCATTCCGGATCAGTCACACCCTTCGCCCACTGCTTCGGATTCAAGTGAGCAACTTCGCCGGCGGGGAAGATGAGCAACATGCCGCCCCGATTCAGCCACTCTTTTGCTCCCCGGATCCCGCGCTGATTAACGTTCGGTGAGGACGCTTCATGTTGCGTCTCCACAGATTTCTTTGCCGAGTGCTGAGTGCTGACGGCCGACTGCTGTTTTCCCCCGAACGGATCCAGCGGGATACAGTACTCATCCAACTCGGGAACGCCAGTCAGCATGTAGTTGGTAAGAATCTTCAAATCCGGACGCACCCGCAGCAACAACGCACCCAGCAATATGCCGTCGAGAATTCCAAACGGATGATTCGCCACCACGACGCAAGCGCCGGTAGCAGGCACGCGTGCAAGATCGGCGTCGCTCACCGAACAGGTTACGTTCATCTTCTTTAAGAGCCGGTTAAAGATATTAGTGCCATCCGGTTCGCGCGTCGCTTCGTAGACTTCGCGCACCTTATCCAGGGAAAGCAGCTTCGCCAAAATGGGATTGAAAGAAGGGAAGAGCGTCCTTTCGCTCACAAAGGACCCCCGCGCACCCTCGTGCGGGTTTTGCCGGAAGCTGGTAGCCGGAGGCTGGAAGCTATTTTTGCGACGCATAGTTGAATCTATCTAGCTTGCGTTGCTTCTTGATTAACCCAAAGTGAAATGAGTGTGAATTGAGCGAAGAACCGATTACGGAAGTGGTACGACTTCAGGGTCAGGAGGAATCGTGTGAAAGAGCAAAAGCAACACACGACACGGATGTCACGGAAGAAGCTACGGATTTACACGAATTTCGTATCGGATGCTTTGGGCGTGCTCCGACACGAAACGAACCAATCTGCTCCGCACGGGCGCTCGGCTACCGCAGCCACGACGGTTGGACAAAAGCGCCATCGCCTGCCGAGTCCCATACTGCGAAACGAACCCAGGATTTTCCCGCGGCCTCAAATGGGATTGAGAAATGTTTTTTCCCAAACGGCGGCAGGTCTTTTGCTGAAATGATTTGCCGGTCGACTTTCTTGCCATCGCCCCAAACTACTTCGACGAACTCGAGCGGGAACGTCCACTCCACATCGGCTGAGATGTTTCGCCGATATCGGCTGCCTTCCACTGCGTAGTTCGTGATGAGGATCTCCCCGGTAGTCACAAAGAAGTCGCCGGAGCGGAGCGCGCGCAGGATCGGTGACCAATCTTCATCCGGCCCGGGCACGCGGCTTAGCTTCAGGTAATTCACCGGGAAGTTCGGATACAGATCATCCTCCGGCCCCTTCTTGTAAGTATCGATGTCCGCAATGATGTATTTCGGCTTCAGCCCGGAGCCGGCGTTCTGGTTGTTCATCGTGTCCATGGAATCGAAGCAGCGCCACTCGCACAAACGCTGCTCGGAAAGGTCCATTCCCATTCCGGGCTTAAACGCCACTCCCAGGTAGCGATCGCTCCTGATCCAGGCCTTGTCGAACACGGCGTCGGGATAGCCGGTCGTGCCCTTGGTCCGCGGATGTGCGTGGTACCAGTAGGCATCTTCGGCGGCGATCATCGCCTGCACATCGTCCGTGCCGCCCGTGTGGTACACCTTTCCGTAAATGGGATCCATTTCCGTAAACGCCTGGCCCGGAGTGCGCACCTTCGACCAATACACATTCTTCGGCCAGAGAATGTTGTAGTGGCCTCCGAAGTAGGCGCTCGGCTCCTCCCAGGGCACGACGAGGAAGTTTTTGTCCGACGCGCGCCGGCATCCTTCGAAATAATCTTTTTGATCCTTGAAGCGCAGCGGTCCCGGATCATCGCGCGCCAGCTCGAAATGAAAGTCGCTGAGCCCGATGATGTTCAGATTGAGAGCCCGCATCGCTGCCAGGTCTTCGATCTGTGTGTCGAGCGAGCCGCTCTGGCGCAGGCGTCCGGTAAAGTCCAGGTGAAAGTGGTTGACGAAGGTTTTGTACCCGGGCAGCGGCTTGAACGTATCCCCGTGGGTGAAGGCCAGCACCGCATCCCGCGTGGCTTCGGCGGGTTTGGCGTCCACATAGAAGTACACCGCCATGCGCTGCCACGTGCCCGGCGGCGCGTTGAACAGCGCAAAGTTGTCGCGATACTTCTCCACCTCTTCCCGATCCGGCTGGCGAATGCCGATCGCGAAGCGCTTATCGCCGTCCTTGCGGTACCACACATATCCCAGATTGGTATCGACCTCGCGCGTAAAGAAGAAGGTGTGCGGCGGAGTGAATGTAGCCATCGATCCACCCTTGCCCTCAGCCACCAGCACACGGTTCGCCGCCTTCACCGGCGCAACCGCATCGTTCTTCGGACCGCCAAACAGGTACCGCTGCGGATGCCCGCCAACGTCGTGCCAAGCAACCCGTGGCATAAGATCGGTCGAAAGGCCGCTCAGTCCCGCCTCGTACTTGTAGGCAATCGATGGTTCGTCGGTTTTGGCGACCGCCTCCATGCGAATGAGGTTTGTTCCGCGATACACCGTGAATCGCAAACTACCGGAGAAGATTCCCATATCGAGACCGGGAAAGGTGACCTCGATGCGGTCTCCGTCGGTCTTCACGCTGCATGAATCGGCATGGAACGCTGCCGTAGCCTGGCGGACCTCCTCCGGCTTGCGCGGCAAACCCAAGCTGTGCGGCGTCTTCTCTCCCGGATGCGTACCGGGAACCTCCAGCGGCGCATCCCAGAACGCATACCACTTATTCTTCTCGATGACCTCAGGAGTAATCTCCACCCCAAGCGACCGTAGAGGCGCCGCCTGCTGCTCCGACATCCGCCGCACTCCGCTCGTCACCCGGAATTCCGGCGTCAGATTCTGGCCCAGCGTCCTCCAAGCGCCGCCAGCACGCACCGCCAAATCGCGAATGGTAGGCACGCCATTGCTAACGGCAAACTTGGTACGCAGTTCGTTAGTACCTGCACCTGTCCACTCCACAACCAGGACCTCGCCCTGGGGTGTGGCAGTCAACCCTGAACGAACCTTGTATTCGCTGAGATCACACTTGAGCGGCTCAGCCCAGCAGGTTACGGTTGCGGAGAGTGTGATAAGTGCAGGTAAAACGAATCTCGTGAGCTTGCGCATGAGGTTGTTCGGCATGTTATCGCCTGTGGCCGCGCAGTGTAGCAGAACCACCTGCGGTAGTGGGTGGTGCGGTTGCAGTTGGTTCTTAAGCAACCGCCTTCAGCATGGCTGCTTTAGAATTTTCTCTGAAGCGCCGTTGAAGCCATCTAGTTAAAGGAAAGGCCAGTTTCGCCGAGATAGCTCGAGGGCGTGAAAAAGCGAGGAGATCGTACCAGACGGAATCATCCCGGCTCTCCCGTTCCACAGAGAACCGTTCTTCTCCACTTTCAGCATGGTCTAGAAGAGTGCCGTACGCGAAACCACGTCTCTCCACTGAGCCGCTGCGTTCGTTCAGTACGTAGACGACTCGAGCTGCATTCAACGACCAGAAGCCGAAGTGCCGGATGAGAACTGCGACGTTCGTTCCTTTGGTGATTGGAGCGTCGGGCCAACACAATTGCAACCAGCCCATGTTGAACATCTGCCAATTATTAATTGCCTTTACAGCACGACTCCAAACATCCTCACCGTAACCAAGTAGCCATCGATTGTGATCGATTGTGTAACCAACAACGCGAGAGCGATCGGCAGAAAACCCAACGCCAGAATAGGAAAACTGTGACTCAGCCTGGCTGGCAAGGAATCCGCGGATTTTGTCGTCGGAAGGCTTCGCAATCAGGAACATTGGAAAACTAGCGCCAGCGGAAAGTCTACCTTGATCACACCAAGACACTTCGATTGCCAGAATAGGAAAACTCTGCAGGCGCCGCTGCAAATACGACGAAAGTAACTTTGCCCATCGTTCCAGCACCGCTATGATCCGGTTGCACTAAGATTTGCCCCAGCGACATAACCAAAGAACAAGGATTCATAGCGATCATCATGAGTCAGCGAAACATAAAGATCATTGGGGCGATAGCGATTCTCCTCGTACTCTGCAGCGCGGGATGGCAGATCGGTAAGTGGGAGTTGGCGAGTGTTGAGTTGCGCGACGATATGCACGATATGGCGTCGCAGCTCGGCCCACGCATTGGATATAGCAACGGCCTCTCGGATGAAGAGTTCCGCAATGAAGTTATACGCAAGGCCAGCAAATACGACATTCAGCTAGCGCCGGAGCAGGTCACAGTTGTGCGAAACGGCGAAGGCATCCAGGCAACCATGTACCTGGCTGCGGATTACACGGTTCCGATCCATCTTCCGGGATTTTCTTTCCAACTTCATTTCAACCCCGAGAGCGGCAGGAGACCCAGTTAGAGCCGGAAGGGTGGCATACCCTTCGCCGTTTCCTGTTTTTCTTGCTTACGATTTCTAGAGAGTGGGTGCCGCACTCTTCGTGTTTTCGAAGGGTGCGGGAACAGGAGCTGGTCGAGCAACTTGTTTTGATTTTGTTTCTGCTTCGAGTCTCCGCAGCGTGCTTCGATGACAAATCAGATCGACAACGTGCATCGCCAGCGCACCCTTTCGAAAAACCGCAAAAGGATGCGGCACACCCACTTTTTAGGTATGGCAAACAAGAAAAATTACGAGCAGCGAAGGCTGCGCCACCCGTCCGTACATGCTAGGCAGGATTTGAGACCCTTGGCT encodes:
- a CDS encoding GNAT family N-acyltransferase, whose protein sequence is MRRKNSFQPPATSFRQNPHEGARGSFVSERTLFPSFNPILAKLLSLDKVREVYEATREPDGTNIFNRLLKKMNVTCSVSDADLARVPATGACVVVANHPFGILDGILLGALLLRVRPDLKILTNYMLTGVPELDEYCIPLDPFGGKQQSAVSTQHSAKKSVETQHEASSPNVNQRGIRGAKEWLNRGGMLLIFPAGEVAHLNPKQWAKGVTDPEWNTTAFRLARSTGASALPVFIDGRNSASFQLMGFVHPRLRTASLAKEFLRKRGAKVEIRIGKPERLENKVSTVRGSEWVNGRSIPDANTKTQDPSTPVSAPQEPTAGSRGPRVSRAGESAREPSSAQDDRFKGFASVREGTEFLRWKTYLLANRASKVCRNDAKTASEDPKTAQIPFLPAAKLPLIPFLPAPEALADAVPAAQLEQEIALLPSSACLESSEEYGAYCASAPKIPHILREIGRLRELSFRAEGEGTGKSVDLDRYDDYYTHLFVWNKPQKEIVGAYRLAPTVNILHKFGVNGLYTNTLFRFKDDFFDLLGPAVELGRSFVRPEYQRQYAPLLLLWKAIGRYVALNPAHPVLFGAVSISNSYAPASRTLMYQFFQAQFATHPLAAMVQPRRAFRSARLKHWDISAFNRLVRDPEELSGSISEFEFDGKGIPILLKQYLKMGGEVLAFNVDGRFSDTLDGLIVVDLRNSDRKSLHKYLGSQGAERFIDYHRAFSVPEFVAEPAD
- a CDS encoding DUF1990 domain-containing protein, with product MFLIAKPSDDKIRGFLASQAESQFSYSGVGFSADRSRVVGYTIDHNRWLLGYGEDVWSRAVKAINNWQMFNMGWLQLCWPDAPITKGTNVAVLIRHFGFWSLNAARVVYVLNERSGSVERRGFAYGTLLDHAESGEERFSVERESRDDSVWYDLLAFSRPRAISAKLAFPLTRWLQRRFRENSKAAMLKAVA